A genomic segment from Synchiropus splendidus isolate RoL2022-P1 chromosome 18, RoL_Sspl_1.0, whole genome shotgun sequence encodes:
- the LOC128749924 gene encoding calcitonin gene-related peptide type 1 receptor-like isoform X3, which translates to MSAVLGMSRAHILAAQFQCYLKIIHDPPRTDEGHFCNRTWDGWLCWGDSPPGTVSQMCPEYFLDFDPAEKVTKVCNPDGQWFHHPESNRVWTNYTQCQAYTKGKLNFAISLYYLAMVGHGLSIISLIICLVIFSYLKSLSCQRISLHKNMFLSFIFNSVVTIVWLSLTVANNQAIHSSNPVGCKVLVMLNQYTSTSNYFWMLCEGIYLHTLIIVAVFMGEQQLFWYYVLGWGFPIVPAATYAVARGLFYDDRCWISTHTHLLYIIHGPIQAALLVNLFFLLNIIRLLITKLKKTHSAESTAYMKAVRATLILIPLLGVQFIPWRPEGRISQAVYDFFMNIFCHFQGLLVAIIFCFCNAEAQTALKRKWTQWQSAWGKTGWGGMPLTTSHCNYHTNSITESSRATVSQPAEQRPADDGPGGASGSWGNGEVSQLPPTDFLSEGGC; encoded by the exons ATGTCGGCTGTACTCGGGATGTCCCGGGCGCATATCCTGGCAGCTCAGTTTCAGTGCTACCTGAAAATAATCCACGATCCACCGCGGACCGATGAAG gTCACTTCTGCAACCGTACGTGGGACGGTTGGCTGTGCTGGGGGGACTCTCCTCCAGGGACGGTGTCCCAGATGTGCCCCGAATACTTTCTTGACTTCGACCCTGCAG AGAAGGTGACCAAAGTGTGTAACCCGGATGGTCAGTGGTTCCACCACCCGGAGAGCAACAGAGTCTGGACCAACTACACCCAGTGTCAGGCCTACACCAAGGGCAAACTCAAT ttTGCCATCAGTTTGTACTACCTGGCCATGGTGGGCCACGGTCTCTCCATCATCTCCCTGATCATCTGCCTGGTCATCTTCTCCTACCTCAA gagtCTGAGCTGCCAACGCATTTCCCTccacaaaaacatgtttctgtCCTTCATCTTCAACTCTGTGGTCACCATTGTCTGGCTGTCACTGACGGTGGCCAACAACCAGGCCATCCACAGCAGCAACCCT GTGGGCTGCAAGGTGCTGGTGATGCTGAATCAGTACACGTCCACGTCCAACTACTTCTGGATGCTGTGCGAGGGCATCTACCTGCACACGCTCATCATCGTGGCTGTGTTCATGGGCGAGCAGCAGCTCTTCTGGTACTACGTGCTGGGCTGGG GTTTCCCCATCGTTCCTGCCGCCACGTACGCCGTCGCACGAGGCCTCTTCTATGACGACAG gtgctggatcagcacacacactcatcttctCTACATCATTCATGGACCCATCCAGGCTGCTCTCCTG GTGAACCTCTTCTTCCTGCTCAACATCATCCGGCTGCTGATCACCAAACTGAAGAAGACGCACAGTGCTGAGTCCACGGCCTACATGAAGGCGGTGCGGGCCACGCTCATCCTGATCCCCCTGCTGGGGGTGCAGTTCATCCCCTGGAGGCCGGAGGGCCGCATCAGCCAGGCGGTTTACGACTTCTTCATGAACATCTTTTGTCACTTCCAG GGCCTCCTGGTGGCGATTATATTCTGCTTCTGCAATGCTGAG GCGCAGACGGCTCTGAAGAGGAAGTGGACGCAGTGGCAGTCGGCCTGGGGGAAGACCGGCTGGGGAGGGATGCCCCTCACCACCAGCCACTGCAACTACCACACCAACTCCATCACCGAGTCCAGCCGCGCCACCGTCTCACAGCCGGCCGAGCAGAGGCCGGCCGACGACGGACCGGGGGGCGCCAGTGGGTCGTGGGGGAACGGGGAGGTGAGCCAGCTGCCGCCCACTGACTTCTTATCAGAGGGCGGATGTTGA
- the LOC128749924 gene encoding calcitonin gene-related peptide type 1 receptor-like isoform X2, whose product MAQPPRRDLSPSAIFSFLVLLALTSEVCVSEDVSPQFSTEEEEQKNLGDMSAVLGMSRAHILAAQFQCYLKIIHDPPRTDEGHFCNRTWDGWLCWGDSPPGTVSQMCPEYFLDFDPAEKVTKVCNPDGQWFHHPESNRVWTNYTQCQAYTKGKLNFAISLYYLAMVGHGLSIISLIICLVIFSYLKSLSCQRISLHKNMFLSFIFNSVVTIVWLSLTVANNQAIHSSNPVGCKVLVMLNQYTSTSNYFWMLCEGIYLHTLIIVAVFMGEQQLFWYYVLGWGFPIVPAATYAVARGLFYDDRCWISTHTHLLYIIHGPIQAALLVNLFFLLNIIRLLITKLKKTHSAESTAYMKAVRATLILIPLLGVQFIPWRPEGRISQAVYDFFMNIFCHFQGLLVAIIFCFCNAEAQTALKRKWTQWQSAWGKTGWGGMPLTTSHCNYHTNSITESSRATVSQPAEQRPADDGPGGASGSWGNGEVSQLPPTDFLSEGGC is encoded by the exons ATGGCGCAGCCGCCGAGAAG AGATCTGAGCCCTTCTGCGATTTTCTCCTTCCTAGTTCTCCTGGCTCTCACCTCCGAG GTGTGCGTGTCGGAGGATGTGAGCCCTCAGTTTTccactgaggaagaagagcagaagAACCTGGGCGACATGTCGGCTGTACTCGGGATGTCCCGGGCGCATATCCTGGCAGCTCAGTTTCAGTGCTACCTGAAAATAATCCACGATCCACCGCGGACCGATGAAG gTCACTTCTGCAACCGTACGTGGGACGGTTGGCTGTGCTGGGGGGACTCTCCTCCAGGGACGGTGTCCCAGATGTGCCCCGAATACTTTCTTGACTTCGACCCTGCAG AGAAGGTGACCAAAGTGTGTAACCCGGATGGTCAGTGGTTCCACCACCCGGAGAGCAACAGAGTCTGGACCAACTACACCCAGTGTCAGGCCTACACCAAGGGCAAACTCAAT ttTGCCATCAGTTTGTACTACCTGGCCATGGTGGGCCACGGTCTCTCCATCATCTCCCTGATCATCTGCCTGGTCATCTTCTCCTACCTCAA gagtCTGAGCTGCCAACGCATTTCCCTccacaaaaacatgtttctgtCCTTCATCTTCAACTCTGTGGTCACCATTGTCTGGCTGTCACTGACGGTGGCCAACAACCAGGCCATCCACAGCAGCAACCCT GTGGGCTGCAAGGTGCTGGTGATGCTGAATCAGTACACGTCCACGTCCAACTACTTCTGGATGCTGTGCGAGGGCATCTACCTGCACACGCTCATCATCGTGGCTGTGTTCATGGGCGAGCAGCAGCTCTTCTGGTACTACGTGCTGGGCTGGG GTTTCCCCATCGTTCCTGCCGCCACGTACGCCGTCGCACGAGGCCTCTTCTATGACGACAG gtgctggatcagcacacacactcatcttctCTACATCATTCATGGACCCATCCAGGCTGCTCTCCTG GTGAACCTCTTCTTCCTGCTCAACATCATCCGGCTGCTGATCACCAAACTGAAGAAGACGCACAGTGCTGAGTCCACGGCCTACATGAAGGCGGTGCGGGCCACGCTCATCCTGATCCCCCTGCTGGGGGTGCAGTTCATCCCCTGGAGGCCGGAGGGCCGCATCAGCCAGGCGGTTTACGACTTCTTCATGAACATCTTTTGTCACTTCCAG GGCCTCCTGGTGGCGATTATATTCTGCTTCTGCAATGCTGAG GCGCAGACGGCTCTGAAGAGGAAGTGGACGCAGTGGCAGTCGGCCTGGGGGAAGACCGGCTGGGGAGGGATGCCCCTCACCACCAGCCACTGCAACTACCACACCAACTCCATCACCGAGTCCAGCCGCGCCACCGTCTCACAGCCGGCCGAGCAGAGGCCGGCCGACGACGGACCGGGGGGCGCCAGTGGGTCGTGGGGGAACGGGGAGGTGAGCCAGCTGCCGCCCACTGACTTCTTATCAGAGGGCGGATGTTGA
- the LOC128749924 gene encoding calcitonin gene-related peptide type 1 receptor-like isoform X1 — MAALLFSPRDLSPSAIFSFLVLLALTSEVCVSEDVSPQFSTEEEEQKNLGDMSAVLGMSRAHILAAQFQCYLKIIHDPPRTDEGHFCNRTWDGWLCWGDSPPGTVSQMCPEYFLDFDPAEKVTKVCNPDGQWFHHPESNRVWTNYTQCQAYTKGKLNFAISLYYLAMVGHGLSIISLIICLVIFSYLKSLSCQRISLHKNMFLSFIFNSVVTIVWLSLTVANNQAIHSSNPVGCKVLVMLNQYTSTSNYFWMLCEGIYLHTLIIVAVFMGEQQLFWYYVLGWGFPIVPAATYAVARGLFYDDRCWISTHTHLLYIIHGPIQAALLVNLFFLLNIIRLLITKLKKTHSAESTAYMKAVRATLILIPLLGVQFIPWRPEGRISQAVYDFFMNIFCHFQGLLVAIIFCFCNAEAQTALKRKWTQWQSAWGKTGWGGMPLTTSHCNYHTNSITESSRATVSQPAEQRPADDGPGGASGSWGNGEVSQLPPTDFLSEGGC, encoded by the exons ATGGCtgccctcctcttctctcccagAGATCTGAGCCCTTCTGCGATTTTCTCCTTCCTAGTTCTCCTGGCTCTCACCTCCGAG GTGTGCGTGTCGGAGGATGTGAGCCCTCAGTTTTccactgaggaagaagagcagaagAACCTGGGCGACATGTCGGCTGTACTCGGGATGTCCCGGGCGCATATCCTGGCAGCTCAGTTTCAGTGCTACCTGAAAATAATCCACGATCCACCGCGGACCGATGAAG gTCACTTCTGCAACCGTACGTGGGACGGTTGGCTGTGCTGGGGGGACTCTCCTCCAGGGACGGTGTCCCAGATGTGCCCCGAATACTTTCTTGACTTCGACCCTGCAG AGAAGGTGACCAAAGTGTGTAACCCGGATGGTCAGTGGTTCCACCACCCGGAGAGCAACAGAGTCTGGACCAACTACACCCAGTGTCAGGCCTACACCAAGGGCAAACTCAAT ttTGCCATCAGTTTGTACTACCTGGCCATGGTGGGCCACGGTCTCTCCATCATCTCCCTGATCATCTGCCTGGTCATCTTCTCCTACCTCAA gagtCTGAGCTGCCAACGCATTTCCCTccacaaaaacatgtttctgtCCTTCATCTTCAACTCTGTGGTCACCATTGTCTGGCTGTCACTGACGGTGGCCAACAACCAGGCCATCCACAGCAGCAACCCT GTGGGCTGCAAGGTGCTGGTGATGCTGAATCAGTACACGTCCACGTCCAACTACTTCTGGATGCTGTGCGAGGGCATCTACCTGCACACGCTCATCATCGTGGCTGTGTTCATGGGCGAGCAGCAGCTCTTCTGGTACTACGTGCTGGGCTGGG GTTTCCCCATCGTTCCTGCCGCCACGTACGCCGTCGCACGAGGCCTCTTCTATGACGACAG gtgctggatcagcacacacactcatcttctCTACATCATTCATGGACCCATCCAGGCTGCTCTCCTG GTGAACCTCTTCTTCCTGCTCAACATCATCCGGCTGCTGATCACCAAACTGAAGAAGACGCACAGTGCTGAGTCCACGGCCTACATGAAGGCGGTGCGGGCCACGCTCATCCTGATCCCCCTGCTGGGGGTGCAGTTCATCCCCTGGAGGCCGGAGGGCCGCATCAGCCAGGCGGTTTACGACTTCTTCATGAACATCTTTTGTCACTTCCAG GGCCTCCTGGTGGCGATTATATTCTGCTTCTGCAATGCTGAG GCGCAGACGGCTCTGAAGAGGAAGTGGACGCAGTGGCAGTCGGCCTGGGGGAAGACCGGCTGGGGAGGGATGCCCCTCACCACCAGCCACTGCAACTACCACACCAACTCCATCACCGAGTCCAGCCGCGCCACCGTCTCACAGCCGGCCGAGCAGAGGCCGGCCGACGACGGACCGGGGGGCGCCAGTGGGTCGTGGGGGAACGGGGAGGTGAGCCAGCTGCCGCCCACTGACTTCTTATCAGAGGGCGGATGTTGA